The genome window ATTTCAACCAAAAACGAAGAACAGATCCTTGCTCTGGAACGAAGAACAGGCTTCTTCGGAGAACCATTCAACGGTGATCCGATTTTCAGTAGCTCTTTCCAACCCGCAAGCCCGAACCTCGTCATTTATTCTTCCCTTCGACTCGCAGCTACGGTCTAAGCAGCGGCCTCTTGTGTTTGAAAGGTTATTATGGGCTTTTTGAAAAGACTGGCGAGCAGAGCGTGTACCGAGGCCACAGGGATGAAGAAGATGAAAGAGAGAATCATACTGATCTCGTACCAGAGACTGCTACCTTTAACGGGTCTACCTTTGATCCTATTTGAGAGGGCTCCCCAGGCTATGCCGAAGCTGTTGCCCATCATTATCGTTCTAACTGCGCCCAATATGCCCTTGGCCTTGGATTCCCCATAACTCTGGATGAGACTCTTCCATAAGTGCTCAGATGGTTTGCCGGAAGAAGTTGCATACCCCCTGGCGAAGAGAATGGCAGGGGCTTCATCTTGTGGAAGTTCTTCAACTTCGGTGACGAAAAGCATCTGGATATCTTCTTCTTTGATTCCCTCTTTTTCGGCAACTCTGTTGTGGAAGACCGAACAAACTTCGCATCCATTTATTTCGGTAACGGTGAGCATAACCTTTTCGATTAGCTCTGTACTCAGCTCTCCGTCCCGCTTTGATCGTGACATGTGGCCCACCGTTCTGATGCCGTTGAAGAGAATCCAATATGACTCTTTCAATGAAAAGAAGCGCTTATAAAACTCTTGAGTCAATTCTTCCTCCAGGAAATCCCGATAAAACTCGAGAATATGTAATTTAAAATCATTCTATTTTAGCACTTCTCGGTAGTGCGGAGTTGATCGAGGAAATCAGACCGGCTTTCGAGATCATCTCTTGCTGTTAATTCTCACAAAATGTTCAATGGTTCTATCCCAGGTCTTCTCCTGCTCTGCGGTGAAATAGCAGGCAGGAAGTTCTCCGTTTTTCCGATGATAAGCTATGCACTCGCAGCATTTGCCCTTTCTGGGACAGCCGGGATAAGTGCAGTTGCATCTTTTCAGATTTCTTTCTACTGTGCATTCCATTTTCGTACCCTCCTTCGCACCTCTTTCATTCTATCAAACCAGAAAAACCTCCGGCCATTAATTTCTTAATGGGCAATCGATTATTCTGTATGTGAAGGAGGAGGCAGATATGAAGAGAACAGAAATGCTTTTTCTTCTTGCTTTTCTGAGTTTGGGATTGGTATTTGCAACCAGCAATGCTGGCTATGGACCCGGAGATGGGATTCCCGACGGTCCGGATGATGGTTCTGGCTACGGAGCAGGCGCTGCCTCTTCAAACTCGGAAAAGGGATTGGAAACTCCGCCTCTATAGATCGGCTCCAGTGTGAGGGGTCGGGAGCTGGAAAGGAAGAGTCCCCGAATTTCGAAGCCGCTTTTTCCCTGGATTCTTCCGATGAAGAGAGTTCAGAGTCTGCGATAGTCCACTTCATGAGAAGATTGGCAGAGATGATTCGGAACGCAGTAAGGAACTTCTTCAGAGTACGAAGCAGTTTCAAAGTAGAGCAGTAGAGCACTAGTCATAATACCCCTGTTAACCCCTAGTCCAGCCGCCGCACTTTAATACCGGGTAAGCGGCGGCCTTTTCTCAGACGGGAGTTCAAGAGGATTGGTTTTGTTGCTGGATAGAGAGACCTACAAAGTCGAAGAAAGTTTGTATTGCTCGACCATAAGGAGTATAGACTAACATAAGTCAATGAGATTCCCGGCAAATTGCTAATCTAGAAGTCTAGATGAGAAGACGGAGTGCAGGAAACCTATGCATCAGTTTTTAATCACTCTTTAATGACCAAAATAATAAGATCTATTCACTTGATCAAAACGGAGGGATGATGGTGAAACGACTAACCGCAATTGTGCTTTTCTTTCTCCTTGCTTTTGGAATTGCTCTTTCAATCAACGGCAGTGGACCGGGAGACGGGATTCCAGATGGCCCTGACGACGATGCAGGTTACGGTGCTCCTAACGACTCCTGCAACGGAAACGGCCCGGGTTACGGAAAGCTTGACTCAAATGAGGACGAGATAGTCTTTGCGGAGCTCTCTTAATTGGGTCTTCTTGAAGATTGGTTTTGAAAGGGACCGGCTCATTACGGTCCCTTTCGCTTTGAGTAAGGGATCTTCCCGGGTCGATTCTTACCTCGTTGGAATTCATCCACTATATCAACTTCTCACGCTGGCGCTATTAGAGCTACGTTTCTAAGCAAACTCTAAGGTTTAGCTAAGGATTCTC of Mesotoga sp. Brook.08.105.5.1 contains these proteins:
- a CDS encoding carboxymuconolactone decarboxylase family protein, which produces MSRSKRDGELSTELIEKVMLTVTEINGCEVCSVFHNRVAEKEGIKEEDIQMLFVTEVEELPQDEAPAILFARGYATSSGKPSEHLWKSLIQSYGESKAKGILGAVRTIMMGNSFGIAWGALSNRIKGRPVKGSSLWYEISMILSFIFFIPVASVHALLASLFKKPIITFQTQEAAA
- a CDS encoding DUF6485 family protein, giving the protein MECTVERNLKRCNCTYPGCPRKGKCCECIAYHRKNGELPACYFTAEQEKTWDRTIEHFVRINSKR